A single window of Methylocella tundrae DNA harbors:
- the fcl gene encoding GDP-L-fucose synthase gives MADASAGSTRKRRIWVAGHRGMVGSAIVRRLAGENVEILTVGRNELDLRDQSAVRAWVARETPDVIILAAAKVGGILANDSYPADFLVDNLVIETNVIEAAHRANVDRLIFLGSSCIYPKFAPQPIREDSLLTGPLEPTNEWYAIAKIAGIKMCQAYRRQHGRRYISVMPSNLYGRNDNFDLSTSHVLPALIRKFHEAKLAGRGEVVVWGSGTPLREFLYVDDLADAVVFLMDNYDEDEAINCGAGSDVTIRQLAETIGRVVGFSGELAFDSTKPDGTPRKLMDSSRLAALGWTPKTRLDEGIAEVYQWFLREKAGELATV, from the coding sequence ATGGCCGATGCTTCGGCGGGTTCGACCCGCAAACGCCGAATTTGGGTCGCTGGCCATCGCGGTATGGTCGGATCCGCCATTGTGCGCCGGCTTGCCGGCGAGAACGTCGAGATTTTGACGGTCGGACGCAACGAACTTGATCTTCGCGACCAGTCAGCCGTACGCGCCTGGGTCGCGCGCGAAACGCCGGACGTCATCATCCTCGCCGCCGCGAAGGTCGGCGGCATTCTGGCAAATGATTCCTACCCGGCCGATTTCCTTGTCGACAATCTGGTCATCGAGACCAATGTCATCGAGGCGGCGCATCGCGCCAACGTCGATCGCCTCATCTTTCTCGGCTCCTCCTGCATCTATCCGAAATTCGCCCCGCAACCGATCAGGGAAGATTCGCTGCTGACGGGTCCGCTCGAGCCGACCAATGAGTGGTACGCGATCGCCAAGATCGCCGGCATCAAAATGTGCCAGGCCTACCGGCGCCAGCATGGACGCCGCTATATTTCGGTCATGCCGAGCAATCTTTATGGCCGAAACGATAATTTCGACCTCTCGACGAGCCACGTGCTGCCCGCCCTTATTCGTAAATTCCACGAGGCCAAGCTGGCGGGCCGCGGGGAAGTCGTCGTTTGGGGCAGCGGGACGCCACTTCGCGAATTTCTTTACGTCGACGACCTCGCCGACGCCGTGGTCTTCTTGATGGACAATTACGACGAAGACGAAGCGATCAACTGCGGCGCTGGCTCCGACGTGACGATCCGCCAGCTCGCCGAGACGATCGGGCGCGTCGTTGGCTTTTCGGGCGAACTGGCGTTCGATTCGACAAAGCCCGACGGCACGCCGCGCAAACTGATGGACTCAAGCCGTCTTGCCGCGCTCGGCTGGACGCCCAAGACCAGGCTCGATGAGGGGATCGCTGAAGTGTACCAGTGGTTTCTTCGCGAAAAAGCGGGAGAGCTCGCGACAGTCTGA
- the gmd gene encoding GDP-mannose 4,6-dehydratase, whose amino-acid sequence MTSKKVALITGVTGQDGAILAELLLSKDYIVHGVKRRSSLINTDRIDHLYHDPHEENVDFFLHYGDLTDATNLIRIVQEVQPDEIYNLAAQSHVQVSFETPEYTANSDALGTLRLLEAIRILGLIGKSRFYQASTSELYGKVQAVPQSETTPFYPRSPYAAAKLYAYWITVNYREAYGMHASNGILFNHEGPTRAETFVTRKITRAVAAIHLGFQDKLFLGNLDSKRDWGDARDYVDGMWRILQQPEPDDYVLATGETHTVREFVERAFAEVGVIIGWKGEGVDERGFDSRTGRVLVEIDPRYFRPTEVDLLLGDPTKAFEKLGWKHKTTFEKLVSDMVASDLIVMKARGRV is encoded by the coding sequence ATGACTTCAAAAAAAGTAGCTTTAATCACCGGCGTCACGGGTCAGGACGGCGCTATTCTTGCTGAACTTCTACTCTCCAAAGATTACATCGTACATGGCGTCAAGCGGCGCTCGTCCTTGATCAATACCGATCGCATTGATCATCTCTATCATGATCCTCACGAGGAGAATGTCGACTTCTTCCTGCATTACGGGGATCTTACCGACGCAACAAATTTGATCCGCATCGTTCAGGAGGTGCAGCCCGACGAGATTTATAATCTCGCCGCGCAAAGTCACGTGCAGGTGAGCTTCGAGACGCCCGAATATACCGCGAATTCAGACGCGCTCGGAACGCTTCGGCTGCTTGAGGCGATCCGCATTCTGGGGCTCATCGGCAAGTCGCGATTCTATCAGGCGTCGACTTCCGAACTTTACGGCAAGGTCCAGGCCGTCCCGCAGAGCGAGACGACGCCTTTTTATCCTCGCTCGCCCTACGCCGCCGCCAAGCTTTACGCCTATTGGATCACGGTCAACTACCGCGAAGCCTATGGCATGCACGCCTCGAACGGCATCCTTTTCAATCATGAAGGGCCGACCCGCGCCGAAACCTTCGTCACCCGCAAGATCACGCGCGCGGTGGCGGCCATTCATCTTGGCTTCCAGGACAAGCTTTTCCTCGGCAATCTCGACTCCAAACGCGACTGGGGCGATGCGCGCGACTATGTCGACGGCATGTGGCGCATCCTGCAGCAGCCGGAGCCAGATGATTATGTCCTCGCCACGGGGGAAACCCACACGGTGCGCGAATTCGTCGAACGCGCTTTCGCGGAAGTCGGCGTCATCATTGGATGGAAGGGCGAAGGGGTCGACGAACGCGGTTTCGACTCCAGGACCGGCAGGGTTCTGGTCGAGATCGATCCACGCTATTTTCGGCCGACGGAAGTTGATCTGCTGCTCGGAGATCCGACCAAAGCGTTCGAAAAGCTCGGCTGGAAACATAAGACGACATTCGAGAAGCTCGTCTCCGACATGGTCGCAAGCGACCTCATCGTGATGAAGGCGCGCGGCCGGGTCTAG
- a CDS encoding NADP-dependent malic enzyme — MAQPVTSDFASSALDYHRFPKPGKLEIRATKPLGTQHDLGLAYSPGVAAACLAIAGDPAEATELTVRQNLVAVVTNGTAVLGLGNIGPLAAKPVMEGKAVLFKKFAGIDVFDIEIAENDVDRLVDIVAALEPTFGGINLEDIKAPQCFEVERKLRERMSIPVFHDDQHGTAIIVGAAVLNAMELSGKSIESVRIVSSGAGAAALACLDFLVELGAKRENIFVTDVEGVVYKGRPSMNERMLIYARDTNARRLDDVIGGADVFLGLSAGGVLTPEMAKKMGARPLIMALANPTPEIEPEAAHLARPDAMICTGRSDYPNQVNNVLCFPYIFRGALDVAASTINEAMKLAAVRAIAQLAHEPPSDVVARAYDGKSRLFGADSLIPSPFDPRLILRIAPAVAKAAMATGVAKKPIVDFVAYEETLSRFVFRSGFVMKPLMQAAKADPRRVVYAEGEDERVLRAVQTIVEEGIARPILIGRPDVIETRLERFGLSVRPGRDFELVNPQDDPRYRDYVATYLEQAGRRGVTPDAARTLVRTNSTVIAALAVKRGDADAMLCGLDGRFNSRLGYIRDIIGLAPGVTDFSAMSLMITSKGAFFITDTHVRHDPADFEIAEMALMCARHVRRFGLEPRIALVSHSDFGTDDAPSSLKMRRAVEILRQRAPELEVDGEMQADTALSQTVRDHVLPSSRLKGEANVLVMPSLDAANIAYTMTKIMADALPVGPILIGGAKPAHILIPSTTARGIVNMTAVAVGEAQSQSDAKMLADAGLMPLAHI; from the coding sequence ATGGCCCAACCCGTGACGTCCGACTTCGCCTCGAGCGCGCTGGATTATCATCGCTTCCCGAAGCCCGGCAAGCTCGAGATCCGCGCCACAAAGCCGCTTGGGACGCAGCACGATCTCGGACTTGCCTATTCGCCTGGCGTCGCCGCGGCCTGCCTTGCCATCGCCGGAGATCCGGCCGAGGCGACCGAACTGACGGTGCGGCAAAATCTCGTCGCGGTCGTGACCAATGGCACCGCTGTTCTCGGCCTTGGCAATATCGGCCCCCTGGCGGCCAAGCCCGTGATGGAGGGCAAGGCGGTCCTCTTCAAGAAATTCGCGGGGATCGACGTTTTCGACATCGAGATCGCGGAAAACGACGTTGATCGTCTGGTCGACATCGTCGCCGCGCTGGAGCCGACCTTCGGCGGCATCAATCTCGAAGACATCAAGGCGCCGCAGTGTTTCGAAGTCGAGCGCAAGCTGCGCGAGCGCATGTCGATCCCGGTCTTTCACGATGACCAGCACGGAACGGCGATCATCGTCGGCGCCGCTGTTCTCAATGCTATGGAATTGTCCGGCAAGAGCATTGAAAGCGTCAGGATCGTCAGCTCTGGCGCGGGCGCTGCGGCGCTCGCCTGCCTCGATTTCCTTGTCGAGCTCGGCGCCAAACGCGAGAATATCTTCGTCACCGATGTCGAAGGGGTCGTCTACAAGGGGCGCCCGTCGATGAACGAGCGCATGCTGATCTATGCGCGCGACACCAACGCGCGCCGGCTCGACGACGTCATCGGCGGCGCCGATGTCTTTCTCGGATTGTCGGCCGGCGGCGTGCTGACGCCCGAGATGGCGAAAAAGATGGGCGCGCGGCCGCTGATCATGGCGCTCGCCAATCCGACGCCGGAGATCGAGCCAGAAGCGGCGCATCTTGCGCGCCCGGACGCGATGATCTGCACCGGCCGCTCCGATTATCCCAATCAGGTCAATAACGTCCTCTGCTTCCCTTACATTTTTCGAGGGGCGCTCGATGTCGCCGCCTCGACGATCAATGAAGCGATGAAGCTCGCAGCCGTCCGCGCCATCGCGCAATTGGCCCACGAGCCCCCCTCCGACGTCGTCGCTCGAGCCTATGACGGCAAGTCGCGTCTGTTCGGCGCCGACAGCCTCATCCCTTCGCCCTTCGATCCGCGTCTCATCCTGCGCATCGCGCCCGCCGTCGCAAAGGCCGCGATGGCGACGGGAGTCGCGAAAAAGCCGATCGTCGATTTCGTCGCCTATGAGGAAACGCTGTCGCGTTTCGTGTTCCGTTCGGGCTTTGTCATGAAGCCGCTGATGCAGGCGGCCAAAGCCGATCCACGGCGCGTCGTCTATGCGGAAGGCGAGGATGAGCGCGTGCTCCGGGCGGTGCAGACCATCGTCGAGGAAGGCATCGCCAGGCCCATCCTGATCGGGCGCCCCGATGTGATCGAGACGCGCCTCGAGCGTTTTGGCCTCTCGGTCCGGCCAGGACGCGATTTCGAACTCGTCAATCCGCAGGACGATCCGCGCTATCGCGACTATGTCGCGACCTATCTCGAACAGGCCGGCCGGCGCGGCGTGACGCCCGACGCCGCACGCACGCTGGTGCGCACCAATTCGACGGTCATCGCGGCGCTCGCCGTCAAGCGCGGCGACGCCGACGCCATGCTGTGCGGTCTCGATGGACGGTTCAACTCCCGTCTCGGCTATATCCGCGACATCATCGGGCTCGCGCCCGGCGTCACGGATTTTTCCGCGATGAGCCTGATGATCACCAGCAAGGGCGCCTTTTTCATCACGGACACCCATGTCAGACACGATCCGGCCGATTTCGAGATCGCCGAAATGGCCTTGATGTGTGCGCGCCACGTCCGGCGATTCGGCCTCGAGCCGCGCATCGCCCTTGTCTCGCATTCGGACTTCGGCACGGACGACGCGCCGTCGTCGCTGAAAATGCGGCGCGCAGTGGAAATCTTGCGTCAGCGCGCGCCCGAACTCGAAGTCGACGGCGAGATGCAGGCGGACACGGCCTTATCGCAAACTGTGCGCGATCACGTGCTGCCCTCCTCGCGTCTGAAGGGCGAAGCCAATGTTCTCGTCATGCCGAGCCTCGACGCCGCGAACATCGCCTACACGATGACGAAGATCATGGCGGACGCCCTGCCTGTCGGGCCAATTCTCATCGGCGGCGCGAAACCGGCGCATATTCTCATACCTTCGACCACTGCGCGCGGCATCGTCAACATGACGGCGGTGGCGGTCGGCGAAGCGCAAAGCCAGAGCGACGCGAAAATGCTGGCGGACGCAGGTCTTATGCCGTTGGCGCATATCTGA
- the panC gene encoding pantoate--beta-alanine ligase, whose amino-acid sequence MGAEDQGRVKILREVAALRQTVANWRAAGESIALTPTMGALHKGHVSLVALARKRASRVVMSIFVNPTQFAPNEDFGAYPRTFGADVALFAAAGGDAVFAPDVAEMYGAGFSTLLNVAGPAAAGLEDQFRPTHFAGVATVVTKLVNQCRPDIAIFGEKDYQQLKVIERVARDLDLGAEIIGAPTIREADGLALSSRNVYLSPEERKAAPALHAALQRCAAGIRGGGAVDVALAQARASVEAAGFIIDYIEAREAETLAPLAAPIGAPVRLLAAARLGKTRLIDNIGV is encoded by the coding sequence ATGGGCGCAGAAGATCAAGGCCGCGTCAAAATCCTGCGCGAGGTCGCGGCCCTGCGCCAGACGGTCGCGAACTGGCGGGCCGCGGGCGAATCGATTGCCCTGACCCCGACCATGGGCGCGCTGCACAAGGGTCATGTTTCGCTGGTAGCGCTGGCCAGGAAAAGGGCAAGCCGCGTCGTAATGTCGATTTTCGTCAATCCGACGCAATTTGCGCCGAACGAGGATTTTGGCGCTTATCCGCGGACGTTCGGGGCGGACGTCGCGCTGTTCGCGGCGGCGGGCGGCGACGCCGTGTTTGCGCCGGATGTTGCGGAAATGTATGGCGCGGGCTTTTCAACCCTGCTGAATGTCGCCGGCCCGGCGGCGGCCGGCCTTGAAGACCAATTCCGGCCGACTCATTTTGCCGGCGTCGCGACGGTCGTCACCAAGCTTGTCAATCAATGCCGTCCCGATATCGCGATTTTCGGCGAGAAGGATTATCAACAGCTGAAAGTCATCGAGCGCGTGGCGCGCGATCTCGATCTTGGCGCTGAAATCATCGGCGCGCCAACCATCCGGGAGGCTGACGGCCTCGCGCTGTCGTCGCGCAATGTCTATCTGTCGCCCGAGGAGCGCAAGGCCGCCCCGGCGCTGCACGCCGCGCTCCAGCGCTGCGCCGCCGGGATTCGCGGGGGCGGGGCGGTCGATGTCGCCTTAGCGCAAGCCAGAGCGAGCGTTGAGGCGGCGGGGTTCATCATTGATTATATCGAGGCGCGGGAAGCCGAAACATTGGCGCCCCTCGCCGCGCCGATCGGCGCGCCGGTGCGTCTCCTTGCCGCGGCAAGGCTCGGCAAAACGCGGCTCATCGACAATATCGGGGTCTGA
- a CDS encoding acylphosphatase: MTDSPPPASEIAANASRPERFVRAIVSGCVQGVGYRAWTQAEAEALGLSGWVRNRMNGDVEALFAGPAAAIEELCEKLWRGPPAARVARVELSQGDESDLAANGRAAGFCQIATI; this comes from the coding sequence ATGACAGATTCGCCGCCGCCAGCTTCCGAGATCGCCGCGAACGCGTCGCGGCCGGAACGCTTCGTCCGGGCGATCGTCAGCGGATGCGTCCAGGGCGTTGGCTATCGCGCCTGGACGCAGGCGGAGGCGGAAGCGCTCGGCCTCAGCGGCTGGGTGCGCAATCGGATGAATGGCGACGTCGAAGCGCTGTTTGCCGGTCCAGCCGCGGCGATTGAAGAGCTTTGCGAAAAGCTTTGGCGCGGACCGCCCGCGGCGCGCGTCGCCCGGGTCGAACTGAGCCAGGGCGACGAGAGCGATCTTGCGGCCAACGGGCGCGCGGCCGGATTTTGCCAGATCGCGACGATTTAG
- a CDS encoding RluA family pseudouridine synthase, with translation MTQNPAMRPGSEKGTPLSVQTFEVSEDEDGLRLDRWFKRRIPSLSLSHLNKIVRTGQVRVDGARVKTATRLAQGQSVRVPPLNLEAQAEAPAREPLISEEDRRELRDMILFEDKDLMVLNKPFGLAVQGGSGTKRHIDGMLASMPNERGERPVLVHRLDRDTSGVLLIAKTRKIAADLGAIFRSRQAQKIYWALVEGVPKPAQGKISLFLAKGEGMGADRPARRGPEDRAAMEKMRVAQHGDEDAQHSVTYYATVDTFEPRVAWLSMKPITGRTHQLRAHAEAIGHPIIGDPKYGLKPKNDPRRNDPLRAIPDTVERKLHLLARRLKLPHPRGGVLDVTAPLPPHMLRSFELFGFDAKQYDPIEAAPE, from the coding sequence ATGACGCAAAATCCGGCGATGCGGCCCGGCTCCGAAAAAGGCACACCCTTGAGCGTCCAGACATTTGAAGTCAGCGAAGATGAAGACGGCCTGCGGCTCGACCGCTGGTTCAAGCGCAGGATTCCGTCTCTCTCGCTGTCACATCTGAACAAGATCGTCCGCACCGGCCAAGTCAGGGTGGATGGCGCGCGCGTAAAAACCGCGACGCGGCTGGCGCAGGGCCAGAGCGTGCGCGTGCCGCCGCTCAATCTCGAGGCGCAAGCCGAAGCTCCCGCGCGCGAACCCCTGATTTCAGAAGAGGACCGGCGCGAGCTGCGCGACATGATCCTCTTTGAAGACAAGGATCTGATGGTGCTGAACAAGCCCTTTGGCCTCGCCGTGCAGGGCGGTTCGGGCACGAAGCGCCACATCGACGGCATGCTTGCCTCAATGCCCAATGAGCGCGGCGAGAGGCCGGTTCTGGTGCATCGTCTCGACCGCGATACGTCAGGCGTTCTGCTGATCGCCAAAACGCGGAAAATTGCAGCTGATCTCGGGGCGATTTTCCGCTCCCGTCAGGCCCAGAAAATCTACTGGGCGCTGGTCGAGGGCGTGCCGAAGCCGGCGCAGGGAAAAATCTCGCTGTTTCTGGCGAAAGGCGAAGGCATGGGCGCCGATCGTCCGGCGCGGCGCGGCCCCGAAGACCGGGCGGCGATGGAAAAGATGCGCGTCGCCCAGCATGGCGATGAGGACGCGCAACATTCGGTGACCTATTACGCGACCGTTGACACCTTCGAGCCGCGCGTTGCGTGGCTGTCGATGAAGCCGATCACCGGCCGCACGCATCAATTGCGCGCCCATGCGGAAGCGATCGGCCATCCGATCATCGGCGATCCGAAATATGGCCTGAAGCCGAAGAACGATCCGCGCCGCAACGATCCTTTGCGCGCCATTCCCGATACGGTCGAGCGCAAGCTGCATCTGCTCGCGCGGCGGCTCAAGCTGCCCCACCCTCGCGGCGGCGTTCTGGACGTCACCGCGCCGCTGCCGCCGCATATGCTGCGTTCTTTCGAGCTCTTCGGCTTCGACGCCAAGCAATATGATCCGATCGAGGCGGCGCCCGAATAG
- a CDS encoding efflux RND transporter periplasmic adaptor subunit, translating into MTVSVVKTKTQCFVDRLRLNGSIVAREDVLVRPDVEGLQVAQLLAEDGASVTAGQPLAQLARPDWLPGAPVKATVTASAAGVLVYSQLAVGAPASARGEPMFRIIRNGELELLVHLPVAALAKIKQGQIAKIETLDSSEYAGTVRLISSEIDPLTQQGRARIQMSASAGLRPGAFAVATIDAGQSCGPAAPLSAILYGSEGAIVQVVRDNRIETRQVRVGLFGGMDAEIREGLSPGDVVVVRAGAFLREGDVVRPVP; encoded by the coding sequence ATGACGGTCAGCGTCGTCAAGACAAAAACGCAATGCTTCGTGGATCGGCTGCGCCTCAATGGATCGATTGTCGCACGCGAGGACGTTCTGGTGCGGCCCGACGTCGAGGGGCTGCAGGTCGCGCAGCTCCTGGCCGAGGACGGCGCGAGCGTCACGGCAGGGCAGCCGCTGGCGCAGCTCGCGCGGCCGGACTGGCTGCCCGGCGCGCCCGTCAAGGCGACGGTGACCGCGAGCGCTGCCGGCGTTCTGGTCTACAGCCAGCTCGCCGTGGGGGCGCCGGCGTCGGCGCGAGGCGAGCCCATGTTCCGCATCATTCGCAATGGCGAACTGGAGCTTCTCGTTCATCTGCCGGTGGCTGCGCTTGCGAAGATCAAACAGGGCCAGATCGCCAAGATCGAAACGCTCGATTCGAGCGAATACGCCGGCACGGTGCGGCTCATTTCGTCCGAGATTGATCCTTTGACGCAGCAGGGCCGCGCGCGCATTCAGATGAGCGCCAGCGCCGGCCTGCGGCCCGGCGCCTTCGCCGTCGCGACGATTGACGCCGGGCAAAGCTGCGGCCCGGCGGCCCCTCTTTCTGCGATTCTCTACGGTTCCGAGGGCGCCATCGTGCAGGTTGTGCGCGACAATCGCATCGAGACGCGGCAGGTGCGGGTCGGCCTTTTCGGCGGTATGGACGCCGAAATTCGCGAAGGGCTGTCTCCAGGCGACGTCGTGGTCGTCCGCGCCGGCGCCTTTTTGCGCGAAGGAGATGTTGTGCGGCCGGTTCCGTGA
- a CDS encoding carboxylesterase/lipase family protein: MQAQAAGKLRVETKEGPVKGLLVNGVAEFLGIPYATPPLGKLRWMPPKPHAPWTNVLKATAFGPTCAQITTLGVFAGPANNNEDCLYINVFTPNLEPSTNLPVILWIHGGGHVDGESNDYDATKLASQGHTVVVTFNYRLNLMGFLAHPALDAEGHLFGNYGILDEQAALKWVQRNIGAFGGDKHNVTLGGQSAGASSTADNVISPLATGLFDRAIIQSGSTYMTLIPLAFAETKGTAFAVAAGCGSGTDAATAKCLRSLPAAQIEALSGTPSANGPYITGPMIDGQILPQGGVAAITSGRFNHMPVMNGVVKDEGNFGIGITEYFSGPPRVPPTAASFTTFVTNTYSGNAGPGGSPPAYPPGTVAAVLAQYPVNAYATPQLALDAVMTDPTACRIRYGTQLFSAQKVPVYAYEFDYQKAPYYFPAMPGFVPLAAHTIDIQFLFRLYHGGPLGITHYLNNKEEDLSDQLVTAWTNFAWTGNPNGLGNSPWPRYRNNPAKAIYLSENIPLSTFADAQYSAAHKCDFWQQYLIYN, translated from the coding sequence ATGCAAGCGCAGGCCGCAGGCAAGCTGCGCGTCGAGACAAAGGAGGGTCCGGTCAAGGGCTTACTGGTCAATGGCGTCGCCGAGTTCCTCGGCATTCCCTACGCCACGCCGCCGCTCGGCAAATTGCGCTGGATGCCGCCAAAACCCCATGCGCCCTGGACCAACGTTCTCAAGGCGACGGCTTTCGGTCCGACCTGTGCGCAGATCACAACCCTCGGGGTGTTCGCCGGTCCCGCGAACAACAATGAAGATTGTCTCTATATCAACGTCTTCACGCCGAACCTCGAACCATCGACCAACCTTCCGGTGATTCTCTGGATCCATGGCGGTGGGCACGTCGACGGCGAGAGCAACGACTACGACGCGACCAAGCTCGCCTCGCAAGGCCACACAGTCGTCGTCACCTTCAACTATCGCCTCAACCTCATGGGCTTTTTGGCGCATCCCGCATTGGACGCAGAAGGCCATCTGTTCGGCAACTACGGCATTCTGGACGAGCAGGCTGCGCTCAAATGGGTGCAACGGAACATTGGCGCATTCGGCGGCGACAAGCATAATGTCACCCTCGGCGGCCAGTCTGCGGGCGCCTCAAGCACCGCCGATAACGTCATATCGCCGCTGGCCACGGGCTTGTTCGACCGGGCGATCATCCAAAGCGGCTCCACTTATATGACGCTGATTCCATTGGCGTTCGCCGAAACGAAGGGCACAGCCTTTGCGGTTGCGGCTGGTTGCGGCTCAGGGACGGATGCGGCGACCGCCAAATGTCTGCGCAGTCTGCCCGCCGCCCAGATTGAGGCGCTTTCAGGAACGCCGAGCGCCAACGGCCCTTACATCACTGGCCCGATGATTGACGGCCAGATCCTGCCGCAGGGAGGCGTCGCAGCAATCACTTCGGGCAGGTTCAACCACATGCCAGTTATGAACGGAGTGGTGAAGGACGAGGGCAATTTTGGCATAGGCATCACGGAATATTTCTCCGGACCGCCGCGCGTGCCCCCGACGGCAGCGAGTTTCACAACCTTCGTTACGAATACCTACAGCGGCAACGCCGGACCTGGCGGCTCGCCGCCGGCTTACCCACCGGGGACCGTCGCTGCGGTTCTGGCCCAATATCCGGTCAATGCCTACGCCACGCCGCAATTGGCTTTAGATGCGGTCATGACCGACCCTACGGCCTGCCGGATTCGCTACGGCACTCAATTGTTCAGCGCTCAGAAAGTGCCGGTCTACGCCTATGAGTTCGATTATCAGAAGGCGCCATATTATTTCCCGGCGATGCCGGGGTTTGTGCCGCTTGCGGCCCACACCATCGACATCCAGTTCCTCTTCCGGCTTTACCATGGCGGACCGCTCGGCATCACGCACTATCTGAACAACAAGGAGGAAGATCTCTCCGATCAGCTGGTGACCGCCTGGACGAACTTCGCCTGGACGGGCAATCCGAACGGATTGGGAAACAGCCCCTGGCCGCGCTACAGGAACAATCCGGCCAAAGCCATCTACCTGTCAGAAAACATCCCTTTGTCGACCTTTGCGGATGCACAATACTCCGCTGCGCACAAGTGCGATTTCTGGCAGCAATATTTGATCTACAACTAA
- a CDS encoding tyrosine-type recombinase/integrase, translating into MPWIKPKYLVEDTDRFGSVRTYVRRPGEKKIRIRLPKDTPEFWEAYRLALEGVEYRTEKAPTPIVKATIGSLRWLCQAYFEQSAEFKRLDIDTRTVRKRVLNSCWDEKIAPGNPLIFADCPIREFGPKHVRILRDRKLEAPEAANSRIKALRGVFKWALADEDIMRSYPIAANPARDVPTFKTGSQGFHTWTLDEVERFEKAHPIGSTARLALALLMFTGQRKSDVIALGRQHLREERDPKTRQPSLWIHFTQHKNRNRKPVILDLPVLPQLKDAIEHGPAGNLAFLMNDYGKPFSEAGFGNRMRKWCDAAGLPQCSAHGVRKAGACIAAENGATEAQLMAIFGWSDPDMPALYTKKARQKRIAGGAMHLLIPTRLQASPK; encoded by the coding sequence GTGCCATGGATTAAGCCCAAGTATCTCGTTGAAGACACCGACCGATTTGGCAGTGTCCGAACTTATGTCCGGCGCCCCGGCGAGAAGAAAATCCGTATCCGCCTTCCGAAGGATACTCCCGAGTTTTGGGAGGCCTATCGGCTCGCTCTCGAAGGCGTCGAGTACCGGACCGAAAAGGCGCCGACGCCGATAGTCAAAGCCACGATTGGCTCTTTACGCTGGCTGTGCCAAGCCTATTTCGAGCAATCGGCCGAGTTCAAGCGCCTCGATATCGATACGCGGACGGTCCGCAAGCGCGTGCTTAACAGTTGCTGGGATGAGAAGATCGCGCCCGGAAATCCGCTGATTTTCGCCGATTGCCCGATACGGGAATTCGGCCCGAAGCATGTCCGGATCTTGAGGGATCGGAAATTGGAGGCGCCCGAGGCGGCAAATAGCCGCATAAAGGCGCTGCGCGGCGTCTTCAAATGGGCGCTCGCCGACGAAGATATCATGCGATCCTATCCGATCGCCGCAAACCCGGCTCGAGACGTTCCGACCTTCAAAACCGGCTCTCAGGGCTTCCATACTTGGACGCTCGATGAGGTGGAGCGCTTTGAGAAAGCTCATCCGATTGGATCGACGGCTCGGCTTGCGCTCGCGCTTTTGATGTTCACGGGCCAGCGCAAATCCGACGTCATCGCTCTCGGCCGCCAACATCTCCGCGAAGAAAGAGACCCGAAAACAAGGCAGCCTTCGCTTTGGATACACTTTACCCAGCACAAGAACCGCAACCGGAAGCCCGTCATCTTAGACCTTCCCGTGCTTCCTCAGCTTAAGGACGCGATCGAACACGGGCCGGCCGGAAATCTCGCCTTTCTTATGAATGACTACGGCAAACCGTTCTCGGAGGCCGGATTTGGCAATCGCATGCGCAAATGGTGCGATGCCGCCGGGTTGCCTCAATGCTCCGCACATGGGGTCAGGAAGGCAGGCGCGTGCATCGCAGCGGAAAATGGCGCGACCGAGGCCCAGCTTATGGCGATCTTCGGATGGAGCGATCCCGACATGCCAGCGCTTTATACAAAGAAGGCTCGGCAAAAGCGCATCGCCGGCGGCGCGATGCATCTGCTCATTCCGACGCGCTTGCAGGCCTCGCCGAAATGA
- a CDS encoding phospholipase D-like domain-containing protein produces MYLYEAQLLDHGKPYEALQELRATPGVEVRIKPRSAPLMHLKSYQIDGKILRTGAANFSASGLKKQDNDMIVIDSHTAAEGFRANFEAIWAKGEPST; encoded by the coding sequence ATCTATCTCTACGAGGCGCAGCTGCTCGACCATGGCAAGCCCTATGAGGCGCTGCAGGAGCTGCGCGCGACGCCGGGAGTCGAGGTGCGGATAAAGCCGCGATCCGCGCCGCTCATGCATCTCAAGAGCTATCAGATCGACGGCAAGATCCTGCGCACGGGGGCAGCCAATTTCTCGGCGTCCGGGCTGAAAAAACAGGACAATGACATGATCGTGATCGACAGCCACACGGCGGCCGAGGGCTTTAGAGCGAATTTCGAGGCGATCTGGGCGAAGGGCGAGCCGTCGACATGA